TTCCCATCCGCGCTCACCAGCGCAAGGTAAGTATGCCTCGTCGAGTCAACATGCTTCATGCTAAAAGACCGATACGGACTCCTCGAGTTCCTCGTCTCGAAAACCGGCTTCGGCACCGCCGAAGTCGAAGCCTGTGGCGGTTGTTGCGAAGCCGCAGTCTCGCTGTGCACCGACGGCGTGCCCACCGCGCTCGTCACCGCCGAGTGAGCATGAGAAGTCGCGCTCGTGGCAGTGGTCGACAAGGTACTCGCAACCCccccatgatgatgaggcccatgaccaccaacaccaccactccccggcctcgacccctccctcccaccctcatCGCTCTTTTCTCCCACCGCAGTAGGTTGACTCCATAACGCCATCCCCTTgttcccccctccgcccATGGCATTcgaaaacctcctccccggcgCAGCCCCCGGGTCCTCGGCCCAAAGCTTAAACctgccctccacccccaacgAAGCCAACAGGTTGGGGTAAATCGTCGGCGGCAACCACTGCAGCTCGGTAACCTCCCCCCCGTGAGCAGTCCAGTTGTCACAGTGCCGCCACACCCCGTCCCTGTGCCGGTTGAACACGCGGACCTTGCCGTCTACCGACCCTGTCGCGCACCGGTCGCCATACTCGTTAAACGCGATCGACTGGACGAGGTCCTGGTGGCCGTGCTTGAGGATGGGCTCAAAGGTGGGCTGTTCGTCGGCGAGGGGCGCCTcgttgaggaaggcggcTAGTTTTGCTGACATGGCGCTGTGTTTGTGATATTGTGTTGCAAAAACAGCAGCTGGTGTGTGACTCTCCCGCCTGTCGGAAAGGGCTGGGCTGCCCTGCCTTTGCCTGGCTTTTGCTTTGGGGTAGGTGATAAGTGGGTGACAGGCTCCAACAACTGACGTCGGGAATTCCCACTCCAACAAGACCCCTGGGTCCAAGCTCCCTGCAGGGGCCCGCTCGCTCTCACATGCCGAAATCGACTTTCAAGTAGGGGGGTTGATCACCGAGGTGTAAGAAGACATGCATAAATCTAGAATGCCATAATTTTGTCTATGCCAtttgctgttgcttttgTTCTAGTATATTTCAACAAATATATACACCAAAAAACTAAACTCCTGCTGCCCCAATGCTCCAATTATCCTCCTTGAACACCAACTGAGCCAGCCCATGCCTaacaaacaacccaaacaaccccaccaccatctgcATCCCCGTAatctccatcgccaacctATCCTCCCTCAACGGCCCCCTCCACACAAGCCAAAGATTCAAAATCGTAAAGTTCGTCGTCTCGacaaacctcccctcctcatccaccgtaacccccaacaacctcaacccgcccaacaccttcaacccccacgcaaccacccccctcggctgcctctccctcgtccaAGGCGTGACGCTCGGCACCAGCAACCCCGTCCTCGCATTAAACCTGGGCAGCCTGTGCCTCGGACACGGCACCAGCCCAAACAACTGCGGCACCGAATAGCAAAAGTTGAATATCTgcggcaccagcagcaagatcAACGTCTTGCTGAAATGCCCCAGaatgctcaccaccacaaacaccATGCCCGCAAAATAACAATACGTATCCCCCACAAACACCCTCGCCGGATACCAATTATGCCACAGCAGCGCCCCGGAAACCCCCAAAAACGGCAGCAAAAAGTACAGCGAAAACAAGTGCGAGTCCGTCGCCGGGTGGGGGTACGGCGTGAGCAAGTACAAGCAATCATTGATCGCCAGCAACACCGCAACGACAATCGACTGCGCCACTTCAATCCCGTTGATCCCCGCCAGAATGTTAATACTGTTCGGGCTAAAAATCGCCACGCTCGCCATGTAGACGTAGTACAGCACCCCGACATTCACCAGCTCCCCCAGGTACGGCTGCAGCGGAATCGGCACCACGATCGACGTGACGCCAAAGTCGACAAAGTAAACCACCAACAGCGGTATCGACGCAAAAGCCGGAATGAAAAACTTGTGTCGCCACCGTATGTCGAAAAGATCATCTCCTATCCCCAACAACGTGATCGACTGAAGCGATATAATCGCCGACAAATACGACGCCAACTatttcccccccacccccacccctcccagTCAGTCTttatcccctttcccctaTGTTGTTCCCAAACTCACCTTGCTGTGCGGAAACTTATGcagcaacctccccctctccaccccctccacgaCACTAACAACAACATCCCTATTGCCCCCCCCGCTCGTCGCCGCCACAATGTCCTTGTAAAACGGAAACGGGATGAAGACAATAATCACCAGCAGGtacaccaccgccgcgaTCCCCCCCATGCACTCTGGTATTTCCCGTCTATTATGCTTGCTCATGTCTGTCCCCTTCAGCCCAGCCTTCATCAGCGTCGGGCCTAACCACCTTATCATCGCAAACGACGCCGCGAAGGCGACCCCgctgagggcgagggaggcgatTAGAGGTTCGCCATCGCCTTGGAAGGTATTCGCCAATACCGCGACGCAGgcgaaggtgagggagaagagagagagggtttCGGttcgggagagggaggaggaggaggaggggggtaatCGGGATGGGGAACGTGAGCTGGAGGTCGTCATGGTTGCGAGTCGTTGTCGTGAACTGAAACAGTGGCGCTCATGGCCGTGAGCGCGAAGGAAAGCGAGAGTGGTTTGCTGCGTTCGTTCGTTCGTTGGGGTGAGTCGCGAAAAAGGCAATTATTTTCGAAGGGGAGAATGGCAAAAAGGGAAATAAGCCAGATCTCCAAAATGACGTCCCGCGTTGAATCCCAACGGCGCTCGCTGTCAGCTCGAGCGCAAGCAAACAAACAGGGCCCACCGGGCGGCCTCTATGCCGTTTTGGATCACTGGGAGGAAGCTGATTGGAGCGCAATTTGCTTCTACAAACCCCTGTTTGGGCGCTGGTTGCTCCCATGTGATTGTCAATATCTCACTAGGGACTTTCATGATGAACCAAGCAGTCCTCTCGACATAGGCTTGTAGTAAGGCAGCTCCCACAGCGATTAAACATAAGAAAATTCATCTACCTAACTTTTAAGATCCCTGCACaaaccagaaaaaaaaaaataagctACCGTCCCTTGACCCCCCAACACAGCGAATCCCTGCCCATCCTTGATATGACGTCCCTCACAACCTCTTATGTAACAACCCGCAGTCAAGCAAAGAGATGGTAGAAAAcagagaggaaaaaagagactcggataccgggagtcgaacccggggctgttgagagaaaCAGAAACTTCTGAGAAGTGAGAGTCAACGATGTTACCGCTACACCATACCCGATTACGAAAATCGTGTGTGGTCTCCGATTTTGTTGGACACTAAGTGCGGGTGGTGAGACTATATCGCTCACTTTGTAACTTGGCGCAGAACATATCATACTCTCCCTTGTTTCCCTCATTGGATTCCATACATGCAATATTAGCGAGCAAGGCAGCTCAGACTTGtttcaccaccaaagccgaTGCAACGAGAAGGACCTAGATAGACTACTCGATGATTCCTCATCATGCATATACTTCATGTAGACTTCGAGACTTAGACTCAGAAGTCTTCACTTCCTATTCACTTGGAAAACACAGCACCATATCTTCAAGATGAGTAGCATAGAAACCAGATACATAAATACAGTACAAGACGCCCTGCACATAATAACGACAGAAAACAGCCAACACTAAAATAATACCCGGGGACTGCCACCATTATTCCCAAACAGAAAACGGCACAAAAGCAGAGATAACAAGAAAAAACATCGCTGATCCCCTCTTTCTTGCACTGTCTTCCCCGTTTTCACCACATCCATAGTTGCCTAACAGTCCTAAATGCGCAAAAACACATCCTCTTCCATATATCTCCTGCAAACgatccatcaccgccgcctcccctcccaacctcctATCTTCACTCCCATCACCCCATGGGTCCCCGAGGAACACAGACAGGCTAGTTGGGGAACGGACTGGCGTATTGGCTCTCATCCAGGTCATCGCTGCAAGTGGTATGGTGTCAAGACCAGTAAGCGAACAAGCCCGCCTAGACGCAGAATTCCTTCCCCCCAGAGTCTGCCGCAAGGAAAAGTTACACCAACCCGTCGTAGAGCGACAGCGCCGACACAATGGTGGCATCCCGCTGCGAGCCTTCCTTGAATTCGTTCATATCAAGGCTGCCGTTCTCATCCTTGTCCATCATCCTAAAGATTTTGCGGACGCGCTTCTCGGGGgtgtcttcgtcttctggGAGCTTAACCATGGACCCGACCTAAGTTCGCCTCTGTTAGCCTCTCCGTGTGTTTTTCTCATGCACCAAATCGAAACATACCATCTTGTAAATCGCCTCCACAATCTTCAACATCTCGTCGTAGCTGATCTTTCCATCGCCGTCGATATCGTACAGTTGGAACGCCCAATCCAGCTTGTCCTCCATCTTACCCCGGCTGGTAACACTCAGAGCACAAATGAATTCTTTGAAATCAATAGTTCCTGACTTGTCCGTGTCGAATACGTTGAAGACGTAGTCGGCGAATGTGCTTGGGTCACCAAAGGGGAAGAACTGGGCGTAGATCTTTTGGAATTCGCCCTTGCTCAGCATGCCGCTCGGGCAGTCCTTGAGGAAACCTATTTCGTCTTGTGAGAAAAGAACCAACCACAGGAAGAGaagagtggaggagggagaagaagacctACCTCTATACCATTGCTGCAACTCCTTCTTGTCAAAATTGGTTGACTTCTGGAGCTCCTTCAGCTGATCGTCAGGGAGCTTCTTGGACTGCCTGTATTTCGAGCGCCCCATGTTAGCCCATGTCATGACTTTTGAGTCTTATGATTCCCGATTGTAGGGAATATTCtactctcctcccctcccctccgccattGACTAttgctccctcctcccagcgcCCAAACTCCAACGAGGAAAAACACTCACAAGTTGCCCATATTCGCGGTTAGAGACTCTATTCGAAATCGCCAATCGACGAGAGAGTATCGAAGATGCCACGCTGGTTATCGCCGCAGGAAACCAAATCGAAGGAGGGGTTTGCGACAGTCTCTTGTCTAGGTCGAACAAGTGGGCAGCTCAATTGCTCAATCGGGCGATGGGTTCGTCTGGCGGCAGTGCTGGTGGGTGGACAGTGCGGGCAATGCGAAGCGGGGGGTTTAGTTTGTAAGCCAGTTCAAGAAACAGCAatgacaagaaaaaggcaaGTCTGCTTTGCGAAAACGGAGAGGAGGATTTTGCAAAATGGGTTATGGTTTGAAGACGGAGTCTCGGGGAAGGGAAAAACAGATTGGAGCAAAAGCCAAAGCAAAAGGCGAGGCGAAGGCGGCCGCGGCGGGAAAGTGACGACTACTGCGGCAGTCCAGTCCAGTCCTCTTTcctgggcttgggcttgggcttggggggggggccgTTGCCCGCTCCCGTCCTGAAGCATGGTGGTTTGGCGCACGGTCACTTGCACTGTACGGACAACTTACTCTTGGGCTCTCGCTGTTACACCATGGGTGCTTCGCTTTGCCTTGCCTCACCTTGTGCCTGCCTATAGTCTGAATCTTGTCAGCTTTGCTGCATACCATGAATCTGctccgcccccttttccattcTTCATCACATGGGCAGCCTCGATATGGCGTGCTGTTTTGACCTTACCTACGTCAGAAGCACACTGTGAGGCAGCATAGGTACATTTGTGAGATTGCCCCTCCTTCCGGTAATTGAGGGGCACAGtaccaaacaccaccaaacaagCTGCAAAAGAGTAGGTATGAACCTTCGAGAAACACATAAAACTGTCAGGGAGGCCAACCATGTCCCTCTCCGTGCTTGTTGCACAGACAGGCGGTAGACCACAACGGCCAGGCAGCTCTTGGTCTCTCTACTGGGcgcagcaacaacagaccCTTCTTACCTAGTTTGACTTCTCCCTTCCTCAGCCTCCATGTTTGATAACAGGCCACCTCAGCTCCCTCAAATCAATCGAaagcctcctcccatcatcttcatcaccgtcTCTTCCACAATCCCGCACAGTCTAGAACCATAACCCTTCTCACCGTTCCCTTTTCGAGAGAGGGGTGGTTTGCTTACCTAAGGGGGCAGTGCAAACCCGCCAAGgaacccccaaccaccactcgATAAACCGCCatgttcccccctcctcaaactaTCTAAGCCGCCGCGCAAGAGCCAGAAACCATAAACTAGGGAGCCAAACTCTTTTTACCTTCTCAGTTCTGACAGGCCTCTCGTCATAATCGAACCCCTGAGAAAAAGCTTGACTCTAGCAATCTCACCCAGGTACCACTCACTCTGACGTAGCTGTGTACGTACACATGTCGGCGCTCGGTATACAAAACCATAAGCAAGCGAGGGGTGCTCGGTCTTGATGGGAACAGTGGCCTGCGT
The window above is part of the Podospora bellae-mahoneyi strain CBS 112042 chromosome 3, whole genome shotgun sequence genome. Proteins encoded here:
- the ALG7_2 gene encoding tunicamycin resistance protein (EggNog:ENOG503NUTG; COG:G; BUSCO:EOG09262QS5), translated to MTTSSSRSPSRLPPSSSSSLSRTETLSLFSLTFACVAVLANTFQGDGEPLIASLALSGVAFAASFAMIRWLGPTLMKAGLKGTDMSKHNRREIPECMGGIAAVVYLLVIIVFIPFPFYKDIVAATSGGGNRDVVVSVVEGVERGRLLHKFPHSKLASYLSAIISLQSITLLGIGDDLFDIRWRHKFFIPAFASIPLLVVYFVDFGVTSIVVPIPLQPYLGELVNVGVLYYVYMASVAIFSPNSINILAGINGIEVAQSIVVAVLLAINDCLYLLTPYPHPATDSHLFSLYFLLPFLGVSGALLWHNWYPARVFVGDTYCYFAGMVFVVVSILGHFSKTLILLLVPQIFNFCYSVPQLFGLVPCPRHRLPRFNARTGLLVPSVTPWTRERQPRGVVAWGLKVLGGLRLLGVTVDEEGRFVETTNFTILNLWLVWRGPLREDRLAMEITGMQMVVGLFGLFVRHGLAQLVFKEDNWSIGAAGV
- the ncs1 gene encoding Calcium-binding protein NCS-1 (BUSCO:EOG09264RR2; COG:T; EggNog:ENOG503NWK4), producing the protein MGNLQSKKLPDDQLKELQKSTNFDKKELQQWYRGFLKDCPSGMLSKGEFQKIYAQFFPFGDPSTFADYVFNVFDTDKSGTIDFKEFICALSVTSRGKMEDKLDWAFQLYDIDGDGKISYDEMLKIVEAIYKMVGSMVKLPEDEDTPEKRVRKIFRMMDKDENGSLDMNEFKEGSQRDATIVSALSLYDGLV